Proteins co-encoded in one alpha proteobacterium HIMB5 genomic window:
- a CDS encoding acyl transferase family protein (PFAM: Bacterial transferase hexapeptide (three repeats)) — MFYDLKDKKPKSSGENWVAPNATIIGDVTLEKNSSIWFNAVLRGDIENIFIGEGSNVQDGSVLHTDPGCPLKVGKDVTIGHMVMLHGCTIGDNSLIGIGAVILNKAKIGKNCIIGAKTLITESKEIPDNSLVIGSPGKVVRVVTEEEKKAVFDNTKHYQDNWKKYLK, encoded by the coding sequence ATGTTTTACGATTTAAAAGATAAAAAACCAAAAAGTTCAGGTGAAAATTGGGTTGCACCTAATGCAACTATTATTGGTGACGTTACATTAGAAAAAAATTCAAGTATTTGGTTTAATGCAGTTTTAAGAGGAGATATTGAAAATATATTCATAGGCGAGGGTTCAAATGTACAAGATGGAAGCGTTCTTCATACGGATCCTGGTTGTCCTTTAAAAGTTGGAAAAGATGTAACTATTGGACATATGGTTATGCTTCACGGATGCACAATTGGAGATAATAGTTTAATTGGTATTGGAGCTGTAATTCTTAACAAAGCTAAAATTGGAAAAAATTGTATTATAGGAGCAAAAACTTTAATTACCGAAAGTAAAGAGATACCAGATAACTCTTTAGTAATTGGTTCGCCCGGTAAAGTTGTAAGAGTTGTTACTGAGGAAGAAAAGAAAGCAGTATTTGATAATACAAAACATTATCAAGATAATTGGAAGAAATATTTGAAATAA
- a CDS encoding GMC oxidoreductase (PFAM: GMC oxidoreductase), with product MALDCDYLIIGTGPAGSVLSCNLADNGSKVILLDRANNLKKTDKNSFIFSPYIENCPDYYTPLFSNQLGGNSALWNNKVYLISEDEFKSGDWGFGYNELIENSKELAKKFKINHDEISKIIKKNKLNYSQSKRVKKFGNIFDFLKIKDKSNIQVFSNSSPIGLNIKNNKIISAKVFFKDYNEKKDININKDIIFCAGGLGNPAIIKNLIYNDDNLIGKNLCDHAHINLAEIKKENLKSYSYFGKYFINDNDNNLEQNLYIKDDEYFAGVNFDFLPDPARILKRIFIKSRSSISKYVLKILIKYYSFSYKVFSKILSILNIKGKYSFEFFFSQKKNTHNNLEINHNKIDSFGLKKLNINWNINKEEQLNYEKLINELVGENGKLVKTNKEYLFDKKKIFVGLHPSCTTHIGKDNINGCVDNNLKLFNYDNIYVSGSSVFSINGFTNPTWTIMVLSHRLSKFLLNKNKSN from the coding sequence ATGGCATTGGATTGTGATTATTTAATTATTGGTACTGGACCAGCTGGATCAGTGCTATCATGTAATTTAGCTGATAATGGATCAAAAGTTATTTTATTAGATAGAGCTAATAACCTAAAAAAAACAGATAAAAATTCATTTATATTTTCACCATATATTGAAAATTGCCCAGATTATTACACACCATTATTTAGTAATCAACTTGGAGGAAATAGCGCTTTATGGAATAATAAAGTTTATTTGATTTCCGAAGATGAGTTTAAAAGTGGGGATTGGGGATTTGGCTATAATGAATTAATTGAAAACTCCAAAGAGTTGGCAAAAAAATTTAAAATTAACCATGATGAAATAAGTAAAATAATCAAAAAAAATAAGCTAAACTACTCTCAATCAAAAAGAGTAAAGAAGTTTGGCAATATTTTCGATTTTTTGAAAATTAAAGATAAATCAAATATTCAAGTTTTTTCTAATAGTAGTCCAATAGGACTTAATATTAAAAATAATAAAATTATTTCAGCAAAAGTTTTCTTTAAAGACTATAATGAAAAAAAAGATATTAATATTAATAAAGATATTATTTTTTGTGCTGGTGGATTAGGTAATCCAGCGATTATAAAAAATTTAATTTATAATGATGATAATTTAATTGGCAAAAATTTATGCGATCATGCCCATATCAATCTAGCTGAGATAAAAAAAGAAAATTTAAAATCTTATTCGTATTTTGGAAAATATTTTATTAATGATAACGATAATAATCTTGAGCAAAATTTATATATAAAAGACGATGAATATTTTGCTGGAGTTAACTTTGACTTTTTACCAGATCCTGCAAGAATATTAAAGAGAATATTTATAAAATCTAGATCATCAATCTCTAAATACGTTTTAAAAATTTTAATAAAATATTATTCATTTTCTTACAAAGTATTTTCAAAAATATTATCAATATTAAATATAAAGGGTAAATATTCATTTGAATTTTTTTTTTCACAAAAAAAAAATACCCATAACAATTTAGAAATTAATCATAATAAAATTGATAGTTTTGGATTAAAAAAACTTAATATAAATTGGAATATTAATAAAGAAGAACAATTAAATTATGAAAAATTGATAAATGAGCTTGTAGGTGAAAATGGAAAACTTGTGAAAACAAATAAAGAATATCTTTTTGATAAAAAAAAGATATTTGTTGGGTTACATCCTAGCTGCACAACACATATTGGCAAAGATAATATAAACGGTTGTGTAGACAATAACTTAAAATTATTCAATTATGACAATATTTATGTTTCAGGTTCTAGTGTTTTTAGTATAAACGGATTTACTAATCCAACTTGGACAATAATGGTTTTAAGTCATAGATTGTCTAAATTCTTATTAAATAAAAATAAATCTAATTAA
- a CDS encoding Pyridoxamine 5'-phosphate oxidase, producing the protein MQPAYYENFEEIQKKYWSMLDDAVTNRSSPFRIPVFICAHHDEVDGRIVVLRKSDRSNNLLQFHTDLRSSKVEILKKNNKASLLFYDKEEKIQLRVKVDCEINNQNSTTEESWKKTQHISRRCYLTDNPPGTSSENPTSGMISKLEDFDYTMEQSEEGYKNFTVIKCKIKSVEWLYLAAKGHRRAKFNLQNNKNFWLVP; encoded by the coding sequence ATGCAACCAGCATACTATGAAAATTTTGAAGAAATTCAAAAAAAGTACTGGTCAATGCTAGATGATGCTGTAACAAATAGATCATCTCCATTTAGAATTCCTGTTTTCATATGTGCACATCATGATGAAGTTGATGGTAGAATAGTTGTTTTAAGAAAATCTGATAGATCTAATAATTTATTACAATTCCATACTGATTTAAGGTCCTCTAAAGTAGAGATCTTAAAAAAAAATAATAAAGCTTCACTTCTTTTTTATGACAAAGAAGAAAAAATTCAACTTAGAGTAAAAGTAGATTGTGAAATAAATAATCAAAATTCAACAACAGAAGAATCTTGGAAAAAAACTCAACACATAAGTAGAAGATGTTATTTAACTGATAATCCACCAGGAACTTCCTCAGAAAATCCAACTTCAGGAATGATATCAAAATTAGAAGATTTCGATTATACAATGGAACAAAGTGAAGAAGGTTATAAAAATTTTACTGTGATAAAATGTAAAATTAAATCTGTTGAATGGTTATATCTTGCAGCTAAAGGTCATCGAAGAGCAAAATTTAATTTACAAAATAATAAAAATTTTTGGTTAGTGCCGTAA
- a CDS encoding NAD-binding protein, 6-phosphogluconate dehydrogenase family (PFAM: NAD binding domain of 6-phosphogluconate dehydrogenase): MTCNVAFIGLGVMGYPMAGYISKAGHNVTVFNRTTAKAEKWVNEYKGKMAETPAEAAKDAEYIFTCVGNDNDLREVTFGDKGAFRTIQKGAIYIDNTTASATIAKEIHDYAKKNSFGSLDAPVSGGQAGAENGSLTVMIGGDQADFDKAKDKIDCYSKKMKLLGSAGSGQLAKMVNQICIAGLVQGLSEGINFGMKAGLNMEDVIEVISKGAAQSWQMENRYKTMIDDKFDFGFAVDWMRKDLKIAMEEANNNGSSLPVTELVDKYYAEVQELGGNRWDTSSLIKRFRK, encoded by the coding sequence ATGACTTGTAATGTTGCTTTCATAGGTCTTGGGGTAATGGGCTACCCAATGGCTGGTTATATATCAAAAGCCGGACACAATGTAACTGTTTTTAACAGAACAACAGCAAAAGCTGAAAAATGGGTTAACGAATATAAAGGTAAAATGGCAGAAACACCTGCTGAGGCTGCTAAGGATGCTGAATATATTTTTACATGTGTTGGAAATGATAACGATTTAAGAGAAGTTACATTTGGAGATAAAGGAGCATTTAGAACTATTCAAAAAGGGGCAATCTATATTGATAACACAACTGCATCAGCAACAATTGCAAAAGAAATTCATGATTATGCAAAAAAAAATAGTTTTGGTTCATTAGATGCACCCGTTTCTGGTGGTCAAGCTGGAGCTGAAAATGGTTCTTTGACAGTTATGATTGGTGGAGATCAAGCTGACTTTGATAAAGCGAAAGATAAAATTGATTGCTACAGTAAAAAAATGAAATTACTTGGAAGTGCTGGAAGCGGACAACTTGCAAAGATGGTAAATCAAATTTGTATAGCAGGACTAGTTCAAGGGTTGTCTGAAGGAATTAATTTTGGGATGAAAGCAGGTCTTAATATGGAAGATGTAATTGAAGTTATTTCAAAAGGTGCTGCTCAATCTTGGCAAATGGAAAATAGATACAAAACTATGATTGACGATAAATTTGATTTTGGTTTTGCAGTTGATTGGATGAGAAAAGATCTAAAAATTGCTATGGAAGAAGCAAATAACAATGGATCATCATTACCTGTCACTGAACTTGTTGATAAATACTATGCAGAAGTTCAAGAACTTGGTGGAAATAGATGGGATACATCAAGTTTGATTAAAAGATTTAGAAAGTAA
- a CDS encoding MFS transporter (PFAM: Major Facilitator Superfamily), giving the protein MFKSLSLKVIIFGFIFTFFSSFGQSFFLGLFNSSIRETLSISHGQFGSIYATATLLSSFILIWVGKKIDDINIFKFALFVILLLSFSSFLFSKISSITFLFFAIFLMRFSGQGMMSHTATTTISRYFTKSRGKALSIGWFGLSTAEFIMPVLIVYLLSIYAWQNIWIIISISILIFLPVISYFLVKNLNFESREPLNENKEEVKNIKEWKRIEVIKDYRFYIICMNMLAMPWIATGVFVYQSFIIESKGWGEFVIAQSFMVYSILSVATLLITGFLIDKFTARKLLIYMNIPLLIATIIIMFFDQSYSAFIFLGLIGISNGLANVLGSATWAEVYGVKHIGSIKALTTALMVFSTAFGTALFGFLIDIDFSIEQIALVSATFISLSIFLLLMTKHKINPQYL; this is encoded by the coding sequence ATGTTTAAAAGTTTAAGTTTAAAAGTAATTATATTTGGATTTATTTTTACATTTTTTTCTAGTTTTGGACAGAGTTTTTTTTTAGGTTTATTTAATTCAAGTATTAGAGAAACTCTTTCAATTTCACATGGACAATTCGGATCAATTTATGCAACTGCCACTTTATTAAGCAGTTTTATTTTAATTTGGGTTGGAAAAAAAATTGATGATATAAATATTTTTAAATTTGCTCTTTTTGTAATTTTATTACTTTCTTTTTCTTCTTTTTTATTTTCAAAAATTTCTTCAATAACATTTTTATTTTTTGCAATTTTTTTAATGAGATTTTCAGGTCAAGGAATGATGTCACATACTGCTACTACAACAATTTCAAGATACTTTACAAAGTCTAGAGGCAAAGCATTAAGTATAGGTTGGTTTGGTTTATCAACAGCAGAATTTATTATGCCTGTATTAATTGTTTACCTTTTATCCATTTATGCTTGGCAAAATATTTGGATTATAATTTCAATTTCTATTTTAATTTTTTTACCTGTAATTTCCTATTTTTTAGTAAAGAACCTTAATTTTGAATCAAGAGAACCATTAAATGAAAACAAAGAAGAAGTAAAAAATATTAAAGAATGGAAAAGAATTGAAGTAATCAAAGATTATAGATTTTATATAATCTGCATGAACATGTTAGCAATGCCATGGATTGCAACAGGAGTTTTTGTTTATCAATCATTTATAATTGAATCTAAAGGGTGGGGTGAATTTGTAATTGCTCAATCATTTATGGTTTATTCAATTTTATCAGTTGCAACTCTTTTAATTACAGGCTTTTTGATTGATAAATTTACTGCTCGAAAATTACTCATTTATATGAATATACCGTTATTAATTGCAACAATAATTATAATGTTTTTTGATCAATCTTACTCAGCTTTTATTTTTTTGGGTTTAATTGGGATATCGAATGGACTTGCAAATGTTTTAGGTTCAGCAACCTGGGCTGAAGTTTATGGTGTAAAACATATTGGTTCTATAAAAGCTTTGACAACAGCATTGATGGTATTTTCAACAGCATTTGGAACTGCTTTATTTGGTTTTTTAATTGATATAGATTTTTCAATAGAACAAATAGCTTTAGTAAGTGCTACATTTATAAGTTTATCAATTTTCTTACTTTTGATGACAAAACATAAGATAAATCCTCAATATTTGTAG
- a CDS encoding DNA-directed RNA polymerase, omega subunit (PFAM: RNA polymerase Rpb6~TIGRFAM: DNA-directed RNA polymerase, omega subunit), whose amino-acid sequence MARVTVEDCIDKVESPYELVLVAKERAAQLSSGIEPTLDRDNDKNTVIALREIAEETVKVPDLSEAAIYKLRKHVEQVDDGSEDDEEIGDDFESLYKGEISKSGAPILPSKRARKTPEKIQVSKEDLAELSQTATPEVETPVAEEAADQEISSEQSEVSLEDVTASEEQVADENTEDTDASNS is encoded by the coding sequence ATGGCAAGAGTAACAGTAGAAGATTGTATCGATAAAGTTGAAAGTCCCTATGAATTGGTTTTGGTAGCAAAAGAAAGAGCTGCTCAATTAAGTTCAGGAATTGAACCAACATTAGATAGAGATAACGATAAAAATACAGTTATTGCACTTAGAGAAATTGCAGAAGAAACAGTAAAAGTTCCTGACTTATCAGAAGCAGCAATTTATAAATTAAGAAAACACGTAGAACAAGTTGACGATGGTTCCGAGGATGATGAAGAAATTGGTGATGATTTTGAAAGCTTATATAAAGGTGAAATTTCAAAAAGTGGTGCACCTATTTTGCCATCTAAAAGAGCTAGGAAAACTCCTGAAAAAATTCAAGTATCAAAAGAAGATCTAGCTGAACTATCACAAACAGCTACTCCAGAAGTTGAAACTCCAGTTGCAGAAGAAGCTGCAGATCAAGAGATATCATCTGAACAATCCGAAGTTTCTTTAGAAGATGTGACAGCTAGTGAAGAACAAGTTGCTGATGAAAACACTGAAGATACTGACGCTTCAAACTCTTAA
- a CDS encoding tRNA-U16,U17-dihydrouridine synthase (PFAM: Dihydrouridine synthase (Dus)~TIGRFAM: tRNA dihydrouridine synthase A), translated as MNRKVSVAPMMDCTDRHERYFLRLISKNTLLYTEMVVDEAINRGDKKKLLEFNIEEKPVALQLGGSSPKLLASATKIGEDFGYDEINLNLGCPSRKVEKNKFGACLMKEPNLVADCLAEMKAVTKLPVTIKTRIGYDNVEDYENFHNFISILKKVGIKTFIIHARKAMLGKFTPKQNLNIPPLKYDYVYKLKQDFPDDDIIINGGITSVEEIKPHLDKTDGVMIGRAAYHTPYLLADIEREIFDNENVPSRQDVIEQLIPYVKSELKKGTRLNQIMRHTLGLFHGQSGASFWKRYLSENMCVRDADVKKIDHIMDKVKFNNFDRSVGTSA; from the coding sequence ATGAATAGGAAAGTTTCAGTTGCTCCTATGATGGATTGTACAGATCGTCATGAACGATATTTTTTAAGATTAATTTCAAAAAATACACTTTTATATACTGAGATGGTTGTCGATGAGGCAATCAATAGAGGAGATAAAAAAAAACTTTTAGAATTTAATATTGAAGAAAAACCTGTTGCATTACAATTGGGCGGCTCATCTCCTAAATTATTAGCATCAGCTACTAAAATTGGTGAAGATTTTGGTTATGATGAAATTAATTTAAATTTAGGATGTCCAAGCAGAAAAGTAGAAAAAAATAAATTTGGAGCTTGTTTAATGAAGGAGCCAAATTTAGTTGCAGATTGTCTAGCTGAAATGAAAGCTGTTACCAAACTACCAGTCACGATCAAAACAAGAATTGGCTATGATAATGTTGAAGATTATGAAAACTTTCATAATTTCATCTCAATATTAAAAAAAGTTGGTATTAAGACTTTTATAATTCATGCAAGAAAAGCAATGTTAGGAAAGTTTACTCCAAAACAAAACTTAAATATTCCACCTTTAAAATATGATTATGTTTATAAATTAAAACAAGATTTTCCTGATGATGATATTATAATTAACGGGGGTATTACTTCTGTTGAAGAAATTAAACCTCATTTAGATAAAACAGATGGGGTTATGATTGGAAGAGCAGCTTATCATACGCCTTACTTGTTAGCTGATATTGAAAGAGAAATATTTGATAATGAAAATGTACCAAGTAGACAAGATGTTATTGAACAACTTATTCCTTATGTAAAATCTGAATTAAAAAAGGGGACAAGACTAAATCAAATAATGAGACATACTTTAGGATTATTTCATGGTCAGTCAGGTGCAAGTTTCTGGAAAAGGTATTTAAGTGAAAATATGTGTGTACGTGATGCAGATGTAAAAAAAATTGATCATATAATGGATAAAGTAAAATTTAATAATTTTGATCGTAGCGTAGGTACTTCTGCTTAG
- a CDS encoding Sulfite exporter TauE/SafE (PFAM: Sulfite exporter TauE/SafE), translated as MALTAIPVGFVAGLFGIGGGLITVPFLYYIFNQLGVDPRYVMHLAVGTSFAIIIPTSTVSVMTHHKFKAVDFEIVRSYGLFVVSGVVAGTIFAASLKTKALVLFFSVIIFLLSFYLLLLKEKEQSVIKEIKLSLKIIFGFIVGFLSAPMGIGGAIMNVPILKFFGYSINKAIGSAAAIGFLIALFGAGGFLISGSYLKTNLPLSIGFLNVPAFLIFIPITTFMARIGAKTVHEIDKNKISKFFGIFLLVIASKFLYEYFKL; from the coding sequence ATGGCTTTAACTGCCATACCAGTAGGTTTTGTTGCAGGTTTGTTTGGAATTGGTGGTGGTTTAATTACAGTTCCTTTTCTTTACTATATTTTTAATCAATTAGGAGTTGATCCACGATATGTTATGCATCTTGCGGTAGGCACATCTTTTGCAATAATAATACCAACATCTACTGTATCCGTTATGACTCATCATAAATTTAAGGCTGTAGATTTTGAAATAGTTAGAAGCTATGGTTTATTTGTTGTATCAGGAGTAGTTGCTGGAACTATATTTGCTGCATCTTTAAAAACTAAGGCTTTAGTTTTATTTTTTTCAGTAATTATATTTTTACTAAGCTTTTATTTACTTCTTCTTAAAGAGAAAGAGCAAAGTGTAATTAAAGAAATTAAATTAAGTTTAAAAATAATATTTGGCTTTATAGTTGGTTTTTTATCCGCTCCAATGGGTATAGGAGGAGCAATTATGAATGTTCCAATTTTGAAATTTTTTGGTTATTCGATCAATAAAGCAATAGGCAGTGCGGCAGCAATTGGATTTTTGATAGCTTTATTTGGTGCGGGAGGATTTCTTATATCTGGAAGTTATTTAAAGACAAATTTACCATTAAGTATTGGATTTTTGAATGTACCTGCTTTTTTAATCTTTATTCCAATTACAACTTTTATGGCACGAATAGGAGCTAAAACTGTTCATGAAATTGATAAAAATAAAATTAGTAAATTTTTTGGTATTTTTTTATTGGTAATAGCATCAAAGTTTTTATACGAATATTTTAAATTATAG
- a CDS encoding HIT domain protein (PFAM: HIT domain): MVNKVNKNFLKSSHYIYDLKLCSIRMIDNSNFPWIIIIPKRKSITDITDLKKNDRNQLMEEIVFCSNIMKKVFKTSRLNVEKIGNIVPQLHIHIIARKKTDTTWPLPVWVAKSKNYKKKELDFNIKKIREAFLKKKR, from the coding sequence ATGGTTAACAAAGTTAATAAAAACTTCCTTAAATCGTCACATTATATTTATGATTTAAAACTTTGCTCAATTAGAATGATTGATAATTCAAACTTTCCCTGGATTATCATAATTCCAAAAAGAAAAAGTATTACTGATATCACAGATCTTAAAAAAAATGATCGTAATCAATTAATGGAAGAGATTGTTTTTTGTAGTAATATTATGAAGAAAGTTTTTAAAACATCTCGATTAAATGTTGAAAAAATAGGTAATATTGTACCCCAATTACATATCCATATAATTGCTAGAAAAAAAACAGATACAACTTGGCCATTACCTGTTTGGGTCGCTAAATCAAAAAATTACAAAAAAAAAGAATTAGATTTCAATATAAAGAAAATAAGAGAAGCCTTCTTAAAAAAAAAGAGGTGA
- a CDS encoding phosphoglucomutase/phosphomannomutase family protein (PFAM: Phosphoglucomutase/phosphomannomutase, alpha/beta/alpha domain III; Phosphoglucomutase/phosphomannomutase, alpha/beta/alpha domain II; Phosphoglucomutase/phosphomannomutase, C-terminal domain; Phosphoglucomutase/phosphomannomutase, alpha/beta/alpha domain I), translating into MNHNIKIDPYGFREYDARWLYEKDINKDGIINLGKGLGTQIRQHTKKENPRIIVGHDYRSYSEEIKSALKEGLISTGCNIEDVGLSLSPMVYFAQFNLNSDAVAMVTASHNENGWTGVKMGIQKGLTHAPDEMKELKEITLNEKFLTGNGNEKQIKDFDKIYKQDLIEKNKIEKKIKAVVACGNGTAGVFAPDILRGIGCEVIELDCELDWTFPKYNPNPEDLEMLHAIAKAVKDNNADIGFGFDGDGDRVGVIDDKGNEIFSDKIGLLIARNLASNYENSKFVVDVKSTGLYSTDNVLRENNCETIYWKTGHSHIKRKVNHEKALAGFEKSGHFFFNQPLGYGYDDGINSAIQVCHLLNNQNKKMSEIISELPNTYQTPTMAPYCKDEEKYNVVEELVKEVQKIKDDKKLIDGQNISEVLTVNGVRFSFTDGSWGLIRASSNKPSLVVVTESPTSDDRKKKIFDFIDDLLQKTGKIGEYDQKI; encoded by the coding sequence ATGAATCACAATATAAAAATCGACCCCTATGGCTTTAGAGAATATGACGCACGATGGCTCTATGAAAAAGACATCAATAAAGATGGAATCATAAATTTAGGAAAAGGTTTAGGTACTCAAATAAGGCAACATACAAAAAAAGAAAATCCAAGAATTATAGTTGGGCATGATTACAGGTCTTATAGTGAAGAAATTAAATCAGCTTTAAAGGAAGGTTTGATTTCTACTGGATGCAATATTGAAGATGTTGGTTTGTCTTTATCACCAATGGTTTATTTTGCTCAATTTAATTTAAACTCTGATGCTGTTGCAATGGTGACTGCGAGCCATAATGAAAATGGTTGGACAGGTGTAAAAATGGGAATTCAAAAAGGATTAACACATGCACCAGATGAAATGAAAGAATTGAAAGAAATTACTCTTAATGAAAAATTTCTGACTGGAAATGGAAATGAGAAACAAATTAAAGATTTTGATAAAATTTATAAACAGGATTTAATTGAAAAAAATAAAATAGAAAAAAAGATTAAAGCTGTTGTTGCATGTGGAAATGGCACAGCTGGAGTTTTTGCTCCTGATATATTAAGAGGAATTGGTTGTGAAGTAATAGAACTTGACTGTGAATTAGACTGGACTTTTCCAAAATACAATCCTAATCCAGAGGATTTAGAAATGTTACATGCAATAGCAAAAGCAGTTAAAGATAATAATGCAGATATTGGTTTTGGTTTTGATGGAGATGGAGATAGAGTTGGTGTAATAGATGATAAAGGTAATGAGATTTTTTCAGATAAAATTGGATTACTAATTGCAAGAAATTTAGCTTCTAATTATGAAAATTCTAAATTTGTAGTTGATGTAAAATCAACTGGTCTTTATTCAACAGATAATGTTTTAAGAGAAAATAACTGCGAAACAATATATTGGAAAACAGGACATTCGCATATTAAAAGAAAAGTAAACCACGAAAAAGCACTTGCAGGATTTGAAAAAAGTGGTCATTTCTTTTTTAATCAACCATTAGGATATGGATATGATGATGGAATAAATTCTGCAATCCAAGTTTGTCATTTATTAAATAATCAAAATAAAAAGATGAGTGAAATTATAAGTGAATTACCAAACACTTATCAAACTCCCACTATGGCGCCTTATTGTAAAGATGAGGAAAAATATAATGTAGTTGAAGAATTGGTTAAAGAAGTTCAAAAGATAAAAGACGACAAAAAACTTATTGATGGACAGAATATAAGTGAAGTATTAACAGTTAATGGTGTAAGATTTTCTTTTACTGATGGATCTTGGGGTTTAATCAGAGCTTCATCAAATAAACCCTCATTAGTTGTGGTAACTGAAAGTCCAACCTCTGACGATAGAAAGAAAAAAATATTTGATTTTATTGATGATCTACTTCAGAAAACTGGCAAAATAGGTGAATACGATCAAAAAATTTAA